From Rattus rattus isolate New Zealand chromosome 17, Rrattus_CSIRO_v1, whole genome shotgun sequence, the proteins below share one genomic window:
- the Has3 gene encoding hyaluronan synthase 3: MPVQLTTALRVVGTSLFALVVLGGILAAYVTGYQFIHTEKHYLSFGLYGAILGLHLLIQSLFAFLEHRRMRRAGRPLKLHCSQRRRSVALCIAAYQEDPEYLRKCLRSAQRIAFPNLKVVMVVDGNRQEDAYMLDIFHEVLGGTEQAGFFVWRSNFHEAGEGETEASLQEGMERVRAVVWASTFSCIMQKWGGKREVMYTAFKALGNSVDYIQVCDSDTVLDPACTIEMLRVLEEDPQVGGVGGDVQILNKYDSWISFLSSVRYWMAFNVERACQSYFGCVQCISGPLGMYRNSLLQQFLEDWYHQKFLGSKCSFGDDRHLTNRVLSLGYRTKYTARSKCLTETPTKYLRWLNQQTRWSKSYFREWLYNSLWFHKHHLWMTYESVVTGFFPFFLIATVIQLFYRGRIWNILLFLLTVQLVGIIKATYACFLRGNAEMIFMSLYSLLYMSSLLPAKIFAIATINKSGWGTSGRKTIVVNFIGLIPVSIWVAVLLGGLAYTAYCQDLFSETELAFLVSGAILYGCYWVALLMLYLAIIARRCGKKPEQYSLAFAEV, encoded by the exons ATGCCGGTGCAGCTGACTACAGCCCTTCGTGTGGTGGGCACCAGTCTGTTTGCCCTGGTAGTGCTGGGGGGCATCCTGGCAGCCTATGTTACAGGCTACCAGTTTATCCACACAGAAAAGCACTATCTGTCCTTTGGCCTCTACGGTGCCATCCTGGGTCTACATCTGCTCATCCAGAGCCTGTTTGCCTTCCTGGAGCACCGTCGCATGCGCAGGGCAGGGCGCCCACTGAAGCTGCACTGCTCTCAGAGACGGCGTTCGGTGGCACTCTGCATTGCTGCCTACCAAGAGGACCCTGAGTACTTGCGCAAGTGCCTTCGCTCAGCTCAGCGCATTGCCTTCCCAAACCTCAAGGTGGTCATGGTAGTGGATGGCAATCGCCAGGAAGATGCCTACATGCTGGACATCTTCCATGAGGTCCTGGGTGGCACTGAGCAAGCTGGCTTCTTTGTGTGGCGTAGCAATTTCCATGAGGCGggtgaaggagagacagaggccaGCTTGCAGGAAGGCATGGAGCGTGTTCGAGCTGTGGTGTGGGCCAGCACCTTCTCATGCATCATGCAGAAGTGGGGGGGCAAGCGTGAAGTCATGTACACAGCTTTCAAGGCCCTTGGCAACTCAGTGGACTACATCCAG GTGTGTGACTCTGACACTGTGCTGGACCCAGCCTGCACCATTGAGATGCTTCGGGTCTTGGAGGAAGATCCCCAAGTAGGAGGTGTTGGAGGAGATGTCCAA ATCCTCAACAAATACGATTCATGGATCTCCTTCCTGAGCAGTGTGAGGTACTGGATGGCCTTCAACGTGGAGCGGGCCTGCCAGTCCTACTTTGGCTGTGTGCAGTGTATTAGTGGGCCTCTGGGCATGTACCGTAACAGCCTCCTTCAGCAGTTCCTGGAGGACTGGTACCATCAGAAGTTCCTAGGCAGCAAGTGCAGCTTTGGGGATGATCGGCACCTTACCAACCGAGTCCTGAGTCTTGGCTACCGGACTAAGTATACAGCACGCTCCAAGTGCCTCACAGAGACCCCCACTAAATATCTCCGATGGCTCAACCAGCAGACCCGCTGGAGCAAGTCTTACTTTCGGGAGTGGCTCTACAACTCTCTGTGGTTCCATAAGCACCACTTGTGGATGACCTATGAGTCAGTGGTCACaggcttcttccccttcttcctcatcgCCACAGTCATACAACTTTTCTACCGTGGCCGCATCTGGAACATTCTCCTCTTCCTACTAACGGTGCAGCTGGTGGGCATTATCAAGGCTACCTATGCCTGCTTCCTCCGAGGCAATGCAGAGATGATCTTCATGtccctctactcccttctctaTATGTCCAGTCTGCTACCAGCCAAGATCTTTGCTATTGCTACCATCAACAAGTCTGGCTGGGGCACTTCTGGCAGGAAAACCATTGTAGTGAACTTCATTGGCCTAATCCCTGTGTCCATCTGGGTGGCAGTTCTTCTAGGGGGGTTGGCCTACACAGCTTATTGTCAGGACCTGTTCAGTGAGACTGAGCTAGCCTTCCTGGTCTCTGGGGCCATCCTGTATGGCTGCTACTGGGTGGCCCTCCTCATGCTGTATTTGGCCATTATTGCCCGGAGGTGTGGGAAGAAGCCAGAACAGTATAGCCTGGCTTTTGCTGAGGTGTGA
- the Derpc gene encoding LOW QUALITY PROTEIN: decreased expression in renal and prostate cancer protein (The sequence of the model RefSeq protein was modified relative to this genomic sequence to represent the inferred CDS: inserted 1 base in 1 codon), with translation MKEPRIFPRERPTPWTRAPLPPRGRLDGGPGVNAGHPMGVNTDPFLMAAGSLGGTLAPFARNPAPFPNPSGSLASNPAHFPAGARDPSMTSFPRGMNPTGTGAASFPRPGGLLGPGPGPGLNPRTGALPGPGPMSNPRLGGLPGPGPMANPRAGGLLGASPDPRSGGPMGPGCGPNMRAGVLSSGTGPPNPRPMGLGPGPSPNLRSSFLGTNPAPRPGMFPGPGLGPNPRACGLGPGLGPNPRAGGLGPGPNLDNRAGGLLGTGSGLNLRMAGPQGLDLAPILRAAGLLGTNSVSFSQASGNMGTNPPTMTRVPGPIGPNTGPSSRGIGLPGPNPSAMSRAPGPMGPNSAHFSRPGGPMGVNAGVFPRGTGSGGLNPAAFSQSSGTLASNPGTFQRSAGLQGSNQAVFPRASGPLGPNPANFPRATGLQGPSPAAFPRSAGPLGPGQVXFPRSAAGHLGSSPAGQVGINPAPLARPTGTLGLNPASFPRMNGPVGKTLVPFPRVGSLPGSNPAAFPRPGGPMAAMYPNGMLPP, from the exons ATGAAAGAACCCCGGATTTTCCCTAGAGAGCGGCCAACCCCCTGGACTCGTGCTCCATTGCCACCTCGAGGACGGCTGGACGGAGGGCCTGGTGTGAACGCAGGTCACCCGATGGGTGTGAACACAGATCCTTTCCTCATGGCAGCAGGCTCTCTTGGTGGGACCCTGGCTCCCTTTGCAAGGAATCCAGCTCCTTTTCCAAATCCATCAGGCTCATTGGCGTCAAACCCAGCACACTTCCCTGCTGGTGCTCGTGACCCAAGCATGACTTCTTTTCCAAGAGGGATGAATCCCACTGGTACAGGTGCAGCTTCTTTCCCAAGGCCAGGAGGCCTTTTgggaccaggaccaggaccaggttTAAACCCTAGAACAGGAGCTCTTCCAGGCCCAGGACCTATGTCTAATCCCAGATTAGGAGGGCTTCCTGGTCCTGGTCCTATGGCCAACCCAAGGGCAGGTGGGCTCCTGGGAGCAAGTCCTGACCCTAGAAGTGGTGGCCCCATGGGCCCTGGATGTGGACCCAACATGAGGGCAGGTGTTTTGTCCTCTGGGACTGGTCCTCCCAATCCTAGGCCAATGGGCCTGGGTCCTGGACCAAGTCCAAATCTGAGATCAAGCTTTTTAGGTACAAACCCGGCCCCTAGGCCTGGTATGTTTCCAGGCCCAGGCCTGGGGCCCAACCCACGAGCATGTGGCTTAGGACCGGGTCTTGGGCCCAATCCAAGAGCTGGGGGCCTAGGCCCAGGCCCAAATCTGGACAACAGAGCAGGAGGCCTCTTGGGTACAGGATCTGGTCTTAACTTAAGAATGGCTGGACCTCAAGGCTTAGATCTTGCCCCCATTCTAAGGGCAGCAGGTCTTTTAGGGAcaaattcagtttctttttcgCAGGCTTCTGGAAACATGGGCACAAACCCACCCACCATGACAAGAGTACCTGGCCCCATAGGCCCAAACACAGGTCCTAGCTCTCGAGGAATTGGCCTTCCAGGGCCAAATCCATCTGCCATGTCAAGGGCTCCTGGCCCCATGGGTCCTAATTCAGCTCATTTCTCAAGACCAGGTGGTCCCATGGGGGTAAATGCTGGAGTCTTTccaagggggacaggatcaggagGACTGAACCCAGCTGCCTTCTCTCAGTCTTCTGGCACATTGGCCTCAAATCCAGGTACCTTTCAGAggtctgctggccttcagggctcaAATCAAGCAGTTTTCCCAAGAGCCTCTGGGCCACTAGGCCCCAACCCAGCTAACTTTCCAAGAGCCACTGGCCTACAGGGTCCAAGTCCAGCCGCCTTCCCAAGGTCTGCTGGTCCGTTAGGCCCAGGTCAAG GCTTTCCCAGGTCAGCTGCCGGGCACCTGGGCTCTTCGCCAGCAGGCCAGGTGGGTATCAACCCAGCTCCTCTCGCAAGACCAACAGGGACCCTGGGCCTTAACCCAGCCTCCTTTCCAAGGATGAATGGCCCTGTAGGCAAGACTTTGGTCCCATTTCCTAGGGTGGGCAGCCTCCCTGGCTCAAATCCAGCTGCTTTCCCCAGACCAGGGGGTCCAATGGCTGCAATGTACCCAAATGGAATGTTACCCCCTTAA
- the Chtf8 gene encoding chromosome transmission fidelity protein 8 homolog: MVQIVISSTGAEGLAEWVLMELQGEIEARYSTGLAGNLLGDLHYTTEGIPVLIVGHHILYGKIIHLEKPFAVLVKHTPGKQDCDELGRETGTQYLVTALIKNKILFKTRPKPIITNVPKKV; the protein is encoded by the exons ATGGTGCAAATTGTTATTTCCAG TACGGGGGCTGAAGGCCTGGCAGAATGGGTGCTGATGGAGCTACAGGGGGAGATCGAGGCTCGCTACAGCACCGGATTAGCTGGAAACCTCCTGGGAGACCTACATTACACCACTGAG GGAATCCCTGTGCTGATCGTGGGGCATCATATCCTGTATGGGAAAATCATCCACCTGGAGAAACCTTTTGCAGTCCTTGTCAAACACACTCCTGGGAAGCAGGACTGTGATGAGCTTGGTCGAGAGACTGGCACCCAGTACTTGGTGACAGCACTCATCAAAAACAAGATCCTTTTCAAAACTCGCCCCAAGCCTATTATCACCAACGTCCCCAAGAAAGTATGA